In a single window of the Holophagales bacterium genome:
- a CDS encoding efflux RND transporter periplasmic adaptor subunit, translating to MPRRLPRVLLAVGLLLVPAVVVVRIFTAKPVDESVPATAPTDAVTLGEKSVSLAGIEVVEAKGVTRAATFDAPAVLALDETRTARIGSLVEGDVVRILSEVGSRVGRGAVLAELNSRVVHDAWADYRKAVSERRRRETELAWATQAAERAGRLHEQKALSLQERQRAETDQVAAREELDQTRTEVRRAEEALEHLGVTNKEDPTGETGESVPVRAPLAGVVLEKNVTAGTTVTPGTLLFVVSDLTGLWAMAEVDETRIPLVAAGRPAKVHVAAWPDRAFDAQVTFVGDAVNPKTRRVTVRCQVPNPGGLLKPEMYARVALGESAPRPMVVVPEAAIQEMDGKPYVFVAGAKGRFEKREVALGASSEGLVEIRSGVAAGEKVATQGSFLLKSQLLSASAPAEE from the coding sequence ATGCCGCGCCGGCTCCCCCGGGTCCTCCTGGCCGTGGGCCTCCTGCTCGTGCCCGCCGTCGTCGTGGTGAGGATCTTCACGGCGAAGCCGGTGGACGAGTCCGTCCCCGCGACGGCGCCGACCGACGCCGTGACGCTCGGCGAGAAGTCGGTCTCGCTGGCGGGGATCGAGGTGGTCGAGGCGAAGGGCGTGACCCGGGCGGCGACGTTCGACGCGCCTGCCGTCCTCGCCCTCGACGAGACGCGGACGGCGCGGATCGGGTCGCTCGTGGAGGGCGACGTCGTCCGGATCCTGTCCGAGGTGGGCTCCCGCGTCGGGCGCGGCGCCGTCCTCGCGGAGCTCAACAGCCGGGTCGTCCACGACGCCTGGGCCGACTACCGCAAGGCTGTCTCCGAGCGCCGCCGCCGCGAGACGGAGCTGGCGTGGGCGACGCAGGCGGCGGAACGGGCCGGGCGCCTGCACGAGCAGAAGGCGCTCTCGCTCCAGGAGCGGCAGCGCGCCGAGACCGACCAGGTGGCCGCCCGGGAGGAGCTGGACCAGACGAGGACGGAGGTGCGGCGCGCCGAGGAGGCGCTCGAGCACCTCGGCGTGACGAACAAGGAAGACCCGACGGGCGAGACCGGGGAATCGGTCCCTGTCCGGGCGCCGCTCGCCGGCGTCGTCCTCGAGAAGAACGTGACCGCCGGGACCACCGTCACGCCCGGGACGCTCCTCTTCGTCGTGAGCGACCTGACCGGGCTCTGGGCCATGGCCGAGGTGGACGAGACGCGGATTCCGCTCGTCGCCGCCGGACGGCCGGCGAAGGTCCACGTGGCCGCGTGGCCCGACCGGGCGTTCGACGCGCAGGTGACGTTCGTCGGCGACGCGGTGAACCCGAAGACGCGCCGCGTGACGGTGCGCTGCCAGGTGCCGAACCCGGGCGGGCTCCTCAAGCCCGAGATGTACGCCCGCGTCGCCCTCGGCGAGTCGGCGCCGCGCCCGATGGTCGTCGTTCCCGAGGCGGCGATCCAGGAGATGGACGGCAAGCCGTACGTCTTCGTGGCGGGAGCGAAGGGGCGCTTCGAGAAGCGCGAGGTCGCCCTCGGCGCGTCGAGCGAGGGCCTCGTCGAGATCCGCTCCGGCGTCGCGGCCGGGGAGAAGGTGGCGACCCAGGGGAGCTTTCTCCTGAAGTCTCAGCTCCTTTCGGCGTCCGCCCCGGCGGAGGAGTGA